The segment actcactcaactGCAGCAATAATggtaccaagccattcatgagcactccatccccatgacccaaacacctcctacgaGGCCCTGCTTCCAACACCACCACACtaaggattaaatttcaacatgaattttggtggAGACAAACTCAAACCATAGCAGCTTGGGAGTCCTCTTTAGGAaaagatttataaatataaaatccttGCATTGGGGTCCTGAAGTTTAATCTTCATTAGATTCATGGTAAAACAGTTTCTGATCTTCTTAGTACTTCGGACCACAAATAGGTCCACTTTTGACCTAGTTATACTGCTCAAGGGGAAGTATAAAAAGAGTACCAATCTTTACTTCCTACATGCTGAAATTATCTCCAGTGACGCACATGTCTACTTTTGTAATGGAGAAACGTTCATTGTAAAGATTTGTAAATTTTACAATCACTACATAAAATATGTAGAGAGAAGTAGCAGCGGTTAAAGATGGAGATGCTTCTGGGgatattccttctgaaattaattAGCAGGAAAATCTGACCTAGGACCTACCCCATGCTGGAGAGACATGGATGAATTCATGGGATAAAAATTGCTATTTTGGCCATAGCTGCATTTGATTTTCTGAATTTCTAGTGAAAAACCATGAAAGCTAAACTGTAATATCTCCCGTCTCACTGTCAGGAGACAGGATTGAGCCTCAACCCCCCTCGCCCCCCAGAAATATATGAGTGGAAAAACCTGACATTTTCAAGTCAGGAGTGTTTGTTTCCAAGCCTTGAGCCAGGAAAGGAGTAGATTATATCTGAGTTTTGGCAGTGATCCAGCAGGAGTAGCCTGAGGATCACACAAGAGGAACATGCAGCAGCGTATTCCAATTTGTGTTCATGCTTACGAGAGTCATTAGTTTTTGAAAGGAATTTTCTAAATAGTAAATCCACTCTGAAAGTGACTTTTAAATTAAAACCTTATTTTACACACTCGCCTCCATGTTTGACACAACTTCTTTTTCAACTACCGATAGTTTCACTCACTGAGTACTTGCTATGTGCTAAATAAGTTGCTTCCAACATTCGCTTGACAAATCTGTATTGAGAacccaccatgtgccaggctcCACTATGGAGGCGAAGGCTGAGCCTGTGGTGCAGGTCTAGGGCTGAAGTATCTGCCCAATGCACTGCATACCATCATGTATTTTGAGTCCCCAGGCAGCCTTCAGGGGAGACAAGTCACTGCTATCCTGACCTTGGCTTCTTCTCAACCCCTCTGAAACTGAACAAAAGCTCTGATCCTAACACTCCATTGCATCCTAGAACATGTTATCCCAGTGCCATCTCTATCAGCTGAAGGAGGCTCAATTTACTTACATTTTGTACTGCACAAAATAGACACTGCTGTTGCCAGTAAATGACCTCCCAGGCTTCCATTGCAAAATGTTGTGAAAATTTCGGGACTGAAATTGTACCCTCTGAGGCTTCAGAGACTCATGCGCTGGCTGAGTTCCTAAGATAATAAGAGAAGGAAGAGCATTGAACGTTGCTTGGAGCACTGTTGTTCCCAGCAGTAGTTTTCAATGGAATACCTGCATCAGGATTCCCTAACGTAGTTGCTCTAAGTGCAGATAGTAGAGGTGGAGCCCAGAAATCAACATTTTGAATCTTCAATGCAGTGATTTTGATGCATGCTAAAGTCTCAGAATGATGAGTTCCAGATCATAAACATGTACATGATATCTTCCCACCCTATTTCCAAGGCTGTGGGGGAAGTAAATTGCAGTAAAAAAAATATTGgtcttattttatttccaaatagtgATGGAATATAATGACTGAGATGAAGGACCCACACTAAGACCACCAACCATCTTCTTAGGAACCACTATATTGGTACTACTCAAGCAAAATTTGCTAGGGACCAGTTCTGGCTCCAGGACCTCAGCCCAGCACTCAGTCCCTCCTTTCGCAGGTTCTTGCTCCATCTCTGGGTCCTGCTTCCGGGTAGGTCTGCCTTTGCAGTCCCACTCctgaatggctgtatttacctgcCTGCATCCTGGCTCCAAGTACCCAAGCATAATCCCTCAGATGAAATGGCCATGCTAATGAGGAAAACTGCCCAAGACCCTGCTGGGAGGCTAGTGTTTCAGGGACTAATCATGGCATGGGATGGGATAATTTTGCACTGGCATGACGTGTGCTTTCTTCCTCAAATCATGCAACATAGGTGGTACAACCTCACTTGCCTTTAGTCGTATGGAGGCAAGAGAACTTTGGCAAAATTTTATTTAGGGTTCAAGGTTTTTTATAAGGGATAAGAAGTtgggcagaaggagaaggaatcaggaagcatatcttttttttttttttagacggagtttcactcttgtcactctggctagagtgcagtggcatgatctcagctcactgcaacctctacctcccggattcaagtgattctcctgcctcagcctcctgagtagctgggattacaggtgcccaccaccacgtctggctaattttttgtatttttagtagagacagggtttcaccatgttgggcaggctggtcttgaactcctgacctcaagtgatctgcctgcctaggcctcccaaagtgctgggattacaggcgtgaaccactgcacccggccagggaGCGTATCTTCTGTTTTCTCCCTGACCTCATCTTCTGTCACCCCGACCCCTGTGTTTGCAGTGTTGACTCCTTCACTTGCTCCACCATGACCCCAATGACGCTGCCTTAGGGCCTCTGCACTGGCCCTTCCCTCTTCCTGGTCTACTCTTCCCCTGGATTTCACATGGCTCATTTCTccacctccttcaagtctttgctcaaatgtatCAAGTTATTgagatggttaaaaaaaatactcCCAAGCCCATTGGTCTCAGCTCTGAACTTTCAAGATTTGTTATTTTCAAATGAACAAGACTATTTCCTCAGGCCTTTCTTCTTACCAACCAAATAGTGTGAAtactgttatttgttttttaatttgttttcacttttattgtTTGGACCACCATCAGTGCATCAAATGGTGTTGTGTTCTTGGAAAGGGTCTATAGCCACAATTGACTTTGATCACAAAAATCACTGCCTGATCAATCATCTTTAGAACATAAAAATTCCAGAAGTTTTCAGGAGATGACAGGCACAATTTCCTGAAGGTCTGCCTAGAATTGATTTGCTAACATGAAGATAGATGGCTTAATGCCCTTTATCTCTCTGTCTATggatttcttctctcatttttgtaACATCAGTGCTAACACCACCAACAGTAATAACACTGCACCAGGCACTGAGGGATTTTATctgcattcactcattcaatttGCCCAGCTCTTCTATGAGGAAGGTACTGTGCATTATGGTCTTCCTCTTACAGACTGAAAAAATGAAGCCTTGGAGACCTGAAGGAGATTGCTAGGCAGCAAATGGTGAAGCTGATTTTGTACCCAGACAATCTGAGTGCAGAGCCTGCCGTTTCCCTCCAGCAGAAAACCAAGAGCAAAGCCTTGGGAGAGAGGAGCTAATGAAAGTGGCAGACCAATTAGAAGCTGAGGCTataatttatcttctttcttcttccctcctcctccttctggcTGCCATTCATCAAACATTGAACATATATGAACATTAACTTATATTAGGCACTATGTTCAAAGCTTTACAACTTGCTTAATTCCCACAACCACCAAGTaaggtaaatatatttattatcacattctacagatgaggaagctgaggctttaAAAAGTTGCATCTCTTACTTGAGGTTACAGGGTTGGTAAGATGCAGAGCCAGGAACATTTTGGTAACATTTGAATTCCTGCCATATTTTGCTAAATGTGCCCTTGCTGTTACCAAGGACCAGAGTCTTCTcaaatccaaacatttctggAAGATGAAGGCTTGAATTGCTTTTATGTATTAGTCACTGGACAACTGCTCCatcttggcaagttacttaaatcgCTTACACTGAGAGGTACCCATCTGTTAACTTGGATTCTTACAGGCTTGCTCAGAAGTATGCGGTGGTAATAAGATGCTCTACACTCCTGCAGTTTCCTCCACGAATACAAGAAGCAAATTCTCACCTGTTGTTTGTGGTCCCtatcctgtgccaggcacttctcTAAGCATTTggcatgtattaattcatttaatcttcacagtgcCCTAGAATCCCCATTCTactaatgaggaaattgagggtgTTAAGTAAATTTCCCAAGTTTTCCTAGATGGTAAATGGCAGATCTGAAATCCAGACTATGACAGTTCGGCTTAGGAGCCTGTGCTGGTAACCACCATGATATAGTGTTCCTTCAAGGTAAAAGACATTCTAAGGTGAGTGagagccagagagaaagagagagggagagagagggagggagggggagagagagagagacagagagaaatggatgtATATTTGTTCTGTATGAAGTCTCTGCACCCTCCAGAGAGCCTTTTCTTTAGTGGGTAGTCATTAATTACATGTGGGGTCATTCAAGCTGCAGATAGACACTAACCCCACGCCTGCTGTGATCACTTAGTGACCTCAAAAGCTGCAGCCTTTATAAAGTCCAAAAAAGTACCAGTGCCATTTTTAACAGATCCTTGATCAGACTCAGATGACAAAGCTATgagcaattaaaaagaaacaaagcactTACCTGCTACACCAGTAAGGAAGACACTGATGAGGAAACCTAGAAAGCAATGTTTAGGCATCATGGTTGCAAGTGTGACTGTTCAGGCAACCAGTGTTCCCTTTAACCGGCTCAGGACCAAAGAGGAAACTGTAAAATCCACAAACAGACAATCACTCCTGGGTTTAAGGCAGATGGTTCCTTGAAGTAACTACAATTTTATTTCGATactacattatattattttattttaggagaaatatgaaagtataaaaatcaCTTCAAAAAGCATTTGCTGTCACTTTTATGTGGAAGCTCGTTTTTATTGGGAAGCTCGTTTTTCTTTTGGGGCTTCATTAGCTGCGGAAAGGCAAAACACTGAGGATGGGCATACCCGAAGGGCAGGGCAGTGCAGGGATTGTGCAAGTGGCAAGCAGGTGAGTGAATGAAACGACTCATGGGGCCTTAAGGGAATCTGGCCCCAGGAGGCGGAGAGGCTGCCAAGGACTAGGACTTGGCTGCCAGGATGATTTTGAGTAATATGCTTGGCAGTTGCAGCTATCGGGACCCCAGCAGTGGTTCAAAGCAAGAGGGGTCTCTCGTTGATTCACTTTTTTCGTCCCTTTTTGGTAGCTCCCCAATTAATCTCCCTGCTATGCCCCATACCCTCCTGCTGCCTCTGGCTCTTCATGGGGCTCCCTGCCATACTCTTCAGCCTTCCCCACTCCGTAGTGGTCCTGAGTTCCATTTAGCTAAtgcctcttcctcttccattCTCATACCCAGTCTCCAGCAAGCTGGAAAAAGATTTTGAGCCTGTCAAACCACATGATTCCTTAAAAAGATGAATGGGGAAGACATTCTTTTTGAGCTACATTAGATATTTTCACATTGTCTTTGAAATCTGATAGAACCAGCTCATCTTTTCTCTATGATTCATTATATCATTcttcttaccatttttttttactacatGTGTTTAGAGGTACTAAAATTATAcatgaaagaacaaaaaagtCATGTTCCATAGCGAGCAGGTCTGTGCAAACCTACCCTTAAAGTCCAAGGAAGCTGAGAGGCCAAAGAAAAACGCTGACAtatccagtttctcagaaagaaacatttaatagggacttaTGAACAGAGCCATGTGTGTGTCCTGGACAGTGGCAAGACAATATGGTGGACCCTCATGCCTTTACCCTGTAGACCTGAAGAAGGAATTAAGGAAATCAACTATAACctaatagtagtagtaatagaaattttaaaatcctcttaAAGTTGCTGCAAAATGTGACCCCCCCCCTTACACTCAAGTTAAAAGGGAATATTAACAACCTGTCTTCTCTCTGTGGACAGTGGACCTTATCTATACTCCCCAAATCCACATTCCTCCAAGTTTATTACAGGCCCAGTGAGTTCCTGCACGACTGCAGGGTCACAAGACTGGTAAGTTTAGGTTGCAAGACATGTCTTTCTCAAAATATAACAAATGGTGTAATGCTGCCTTTGTTTCTTGCTTCTGTATCTCACTTCCTGCCTCATGTAGTTCCCACCTTAAGATGTTTAAAAGTAGGAAAAGCCCTTTGTTCAGGGCTCAGACTTTCTGGACATATGTCCTACTGATCACCTTAATTTAGTAAACTCTCCTGAACCTTTTTCAGTCTCTCCAATCTTTGATTGTCCCACAACATTTCTGGGGGCCAGTCCGGGATTGGAGATGGCAgattttctgtctcctttgccTGTGGGCTAGAGACCCAGGATGCGGGAAATCTGGGGTCCTTGGTGCCACCGGGAAAGTTTTAGCCCAGAAGGAGAACAGCCCTTCCACATTCTGGAGCCTTCCTCCAACACTGCAAATGGAACCAGTGGAAAGGGTTGCAGGACAGTCACAGGAACAGCACGTAGACATATGAACCGCGGTAAGGTTTGGGCCCTAAGGCAAGACCTGTCCCATAAGGATGGAAGGGGAGCCTGGTCACCTCCAAGGGCATGACAACTAGTCTGACCCAAGGGGGTTGGGACAATGGGAGAGGCCCGTTGATTCAGATGAAACTCACACCCTTACTGACACCAGACGTAGGTGGGGCTCATGAGTCAGTCAGAAAGGAAAACCATTTTGGGGACAAGGGAGGTGTGTGAAAGTGTGTGAAAGAGACGGTCTCGGGAGAGACCAAGGCGGGGTTGATGTGGGGAGGCACAGATCTCTTAGCATGGACTGTGTGCTCCCAGGTGAGTGTGGGAAAAACCAGACCTAGGACACTGCATACGGCCCATAGGACCAGGTCCACAGCCACAGCTAGCTATGACAGGAATTAAGGCATGCTCCTGGCTAAGCAGTGTCCAAACCTCCTGTAATAGGACTCAGTCTGGTGGATCCAAGAGTGCAAGTGAGAGTGAAAGCGCGGCGTGAGGGAGGAAATGGGAGGAAAAGCGTCAAAGCCTATTCCACTGGAGTGCGTgctgaaaaactttaaaaaaaggttttaatgGTGATTATGGGGTTAAGCTAACTCCACAGAAACTGAGAACCTTTTTTGAGATAAAATAGCCATCTCTTAATGTAGGGTGGCCAGCCGAGGGGACAATAGACAGGGAGATAATTGGCTGAGTGTTTTGGGTGGTCACCAGGCTTGGAGAACAGCCCGGGCAGCTGGATCAGTTTCTGTATATTGACTCCTGGCTAAACGTAATTCAGACCCACCCTAAGTGGCTGCAGTCCTGCTTTGAGATCTACTGTAAGACTCTAACGGCCAAGACAAAACCAGGAACAATAGAAAGAAAGTGCAAggcatcagaaaaagaaaagtcacaggaaaagcagaaaaaaccTGTCCTACAGGCCCCACCTGAAGAGTTAAAAATTCCACCCCCCTATTCACCAATTAATCCATCCCTGGCAAGGCTTAGACAGGAGGCTGCCCCAGCTGCCTCCAGAGGCTCAGACTCAGAAGAAAGCACCCCTCAGGCAACACCATGCAGAGAGGAGCCAGAACCCTTGCCTGAAAAGCCAAGGGAGGAACTCCAGGGTGATGAGGTCGGCCGCCTTAGGTCGGTCCGTGCCCAAGCAATGCAGATGCCACTCTGAGAAACATGGGGACaaatttatttgaatgcacagaatgaagTCCAAGGGGGAGAACAGCTCTTCGTTTATCAGCCCTTCTCTACTACTGATCTCTTAAATTGGAGACAACATACTCCCTCCTATACAGAGAAGCCTCAGGCTCTTATAGATCTAATGCAGTCCATTTTCCTAACTCACAATCCTACCTGGGCTGATTGCAAACAATTTCTTCTGTCATTATTTAATATGGAAGAGCACCATAGAGTTATACAAGCTGCTCTCCAGTGGCTGGAGAAAAATGCACCTGCAGGCACAGGAGATATCAGGCAGTATGCACAACAAGCACTCCTGATAGAGGCTGACCCAGGCTGGGACCCTAACCAGGCTCAAGGGCTACAAAGTTTGCAGCGGTATTGAGAGGCACTCCTAAATGGAATAAAGACTGCAGGGAAAAAGGCCACCAATATCGGAAAGGTCTCAGAGGTCTGCCAGAAGCCAGATAAAAGTCCCAGTGAATTTTATGAGAGGCTTTGCGATGCTTACCGGCCTTACGTGCCACTTGACCCAGAGGCTGCAGGTAATCAGTGTATGGTTAATGTGGCATTTGTAAGCCAGGCGCAAGAAGACATCGAAAGTTAGAAGTGTTTGAAGGCGTGAATATTACCCAGCTTATCCAGGTGGCTACTAAGGTGTTTGTAAATCAGAATGAGGAGGCCAAGAGAAAGCTAGATGGAGAGCTAAGGAAAAGGTAGACTTGCTGGCGGCAGCCTTAGTTGGAAGAGAAACTGGTTTTGTGAGAGGATGTGGTCATGGTCGCGGTCATGATAGAGGACAAACTAGGTAAAACCAGGAAGCTAAGCCAGGACAAGAGGGCCAACCTAGGCTTAAGAGAGATCAATGTGTGAGATGCAAGCAGATGGGACACTAGAAGAATGAATGCCAAATTTTCTGGTGCCCTTGTTAGGAAGACATTTGCTCCAGAAATTGCAAGCACAAATCTCCTTTACACCAGAAGCGGACATGACTCTAAATCTAGGTCAAAGAAAAGCCACGATAATGACCCTTACTGTCCCAACAACAGAGGAATGGTAATAAGTCGGGTGCCCCACATGGTTGTCACCCTGATGGAGCAGAGGGGGCATCGCTGGCTTTCTAACCCTAGGATGTTAAGATATAAAGGACTTTTGTGTAAAATCCCCTACATAACCTCGGAGACTGTGAATACTCTAAATCCAGCCACACAGCTGCCAGTAGAATGGGTGGAGCATGGAAAGCCCCCATTGTGTGGCCCAGGGTATCACTGTTGTGTGGAAACTGTGGATGAAGTTTTCTCAAGCTGAAAAGACTTAAAGCACTAGCCCTTAAAAGACCCACATGTTAAATACTTGACTGATGGAAGCAGCTTCACATCTAAAGGTTTATCAGATGGGTTGGATATGCAGTGGTAACACTGAATTCAGTAGCTGAAACCTGCCCTCTGCCGGCCTGAACTTTGGCCCAAAGAACTGAGATAATAGCTGTCACTAGGGCTTTGCTTTTGGCCAAAGGAAAGTCCGTAAACATCTATACTGACCCAAGGTATGCCTTTGCCACTTTGCATGCCCATGGAGCCATATATAAGGAAAGAGGATTGTTAACTactgatggaaaggaaataaaaaataaaaaggaaatagagcAGCTCTTAGAAGCTGTATGGGCTCCAAAAAAGTAGCAGTCATCCATTGCAAAGGGCATCAAACAGGAGGACGTGACAAGGCTAGAGGAAATAGAAAGGTGGACAGAGAAGCCAAAAGAGCTGCAATGACAGCGGTAactaagaaggaagaggaaacccTTACCATGCCCTTATTGCAGCTTCCCTTTACAGAACCCCCTAACTACTCCTCTAATGAAAAGGCTTGGTTTGAACAGGAAAGAGGAAGTTACCAGAAAGGAAGTTGGTGGAAGTTCTCAAACAGGAGACTCGCCAGCCATCCCAGAAGCAACAGCACCCGGTTCAGAAAACGGTTTCATCAAGGAACACATATGGGAAAAACTGCATTAGAGACTCTTGTAGGACGGCATTTCTATTGCTGAGCCTAACTGCCATCACGCAAGCCACTTATTAGTAATGTTTAACTtgtgccccaaacaatccacagCAGGGGCCAACATGGCCCCCAGGGATTCAAGAAACTGGAGCTACACCCTGTGAAAACCTGCATGTGGACTTTACTGAGCTGCCTCGAGCTGGAGGCTACCAGAACATGCTAGTGTTTGTCTGCACTTTCTCAGGGTGGGTCGAGGCATTTCCCACCAGGACAAAGAAAGCTCAGGAAGTAACCAGAATCTTAATAAAGGACATCATTCCTAGATTTGGACTGCCTCTAAATTTAGGATCAGACAATGGCCCAGCATTCGTGACAGAAATAGTACAACAGCTAACACAGaggttaaaaatcaaataaaaactgcatacAGCTTATCACCCACAGAGTTCTGGAAAGCTGAAAGAATAAACCGGACACTCAAACAGCTGTTAAAAAAGTTTTGCCGTGAAACTCATCTAGGGTGGGATCAGGTGCTGCCCATGGTCCTTCTCTTAGTCAGGTGCACTCCTCCTAAATTAACTGGGTATTCACCCTATAAGATAGTGTTTGGCCGACACCCTGATCATAACTCAGATAAAAGGGGATTTAAAAAATTGGGGAATTAACCTTAAGAAGGCAAATGCAAGCCTTAGGTGAGGCCACACAGGAAATGCAAAGGTGGGTAAGAGAAAGAACACCTGTTAGCCTCACAGATGCAGTACATCCCTTCTAACCTGGAGACACTGTCTGGGTCAAATGATGGAACTCAGCCACTTTAGGGCCTTTATGGGATGGTCCCCATATTGTGAACTTGTCTACCCCCACTGCTGTTAAAGTTGCAGGTATCACACCTTGGGTTCACCATAGCTGGCTGAAACCAGCAGCAGCCACCGCCCAGGACCAGTGGACCAGTCAACAAAACCCAGACCACCCGACATGGCTGATCCTGTGGTGAAACCAAGCCACTGCTGACAAGGACAACTGCCCTGCTCCTACCACACCGGAGGCTGGTTGGTCCATGCACGGCTGAAGCTTGAGGAAACATTGAGCCCTGTTCTAGTCACACAAACAGAAGCTGACTAGTCTATGCATGGCTGAAGCCTGAGGAAGTCAACGATACATAACTAAATGTAGATTAAACTTACAAACATAGTTATACTCACTTGTGGTAATTATTTTGCTGTCATGTTATCTTTGCAAATGCTGCCAAGCTTATTGCCCAGAAAGGTGACCATGCATAGTATAAGTTTAATAATATTAGTAATACTGAAGCCACTGACATTTTCACCTATGGCTATAAAAGGGGACCAGGATGACTGTCATCACTGTATGATAGAAGCCTGGTCTGGAAAAGGTGTGACTAAAACTCTGTTATACCAGACCTACTATGAGTGTACAGGGACTCGTACAGGAACTTGTGTTTATAACCAGACTAGTTACTCGGTCTGTGATCCTGGAAACGGGCAGCCCCAAATATGTTATGACCCAGAGTTCTTGCCCTATGACTTCTTATTTGAAGTCCAAATTTGTTGAACCCCTAACGTCATCATATACAAACCCCACAGAAACTGGGGTCAGTAAACTTGTAAACAAAACGGAAGTATTCACTCACTCACGTAAAGGGCCTGTCTCCGTATATTTTGATGCCTGCCAAGCTGCACATCTCAGTAAACTAAATAATATTTAGACCATCTGTAAAAATTTAGGACAAGAAAGAGTCAGCAGCAGAGCCACCAAGGCCATAATAGGAGAGTCCGAAAAAGAGTGCCCTGATTTTGATAATCAGTGGACCACACATGAATTTAATCAGCACCTATACACAGGAAGGGTTGCTCTGTCTGCCAGCCAAGAGGAGAAGACAGGGTACACAAATGGAACATGGTACCCACTCAATCTGACAATACTAAAGCCAAATATGCCTTTCTGGACTAAAGGGCATAAAGGATTACTAAACTTTGATCAGGCGGGAGCTCTCCTAGGACTTGGTATTCCACTGGTCAtcacaaagaaaacccaaaggacTCAAGTTCAACTTAGCCCAATACAACAGTTCAGGTTTTATAAATCTTTCAATGAATACTT is part of the Symphalangus syndactylus isolate Jambi chromosome 2, NHGRI_mSymSyn1-v2.1_pri, whole genome shotgun sequence genome and harbors:
- the IL22RA2 gene encoding interleukin-22 receptor subunit alpha-2 isoform X3; its protein translation is MMPKHCFLGFLISVFLTGVAGTQPAHESLKPQRVQFQSRNFHNILQWKPGRSFTGNSSVYFVQYKIYGQRQWKNKEDCWGTQELFCDLTSETSDIQEPYYGRVRAASAGSYSEWSMTPRFTPWWERAKGL